TACCCAGACCAAGTATCCAAATGGATACAAGTCCACCAGAAGATCAGCAGAAAGAAGCACCCACTGCCAAACCCAGACAGAGGGCTAGCGGCAAAGAGCCAACAGAGAAAGAAGTTTCTGCTGCAGACAAAAACCAGAACAGTAATGCCCAAGCATTATTTAGTCAGAGTGTGAAAAGCATGGACAAAAAGAGTGGGCAGGCAAAGGATAACATGGTAGAGTTTGACCCGTTCCCCAGGACTGAACTTCTATCCAAAGACACGCGGGCAcagcagaagcagaagcagaagcagGAAGTTGACAACATTTTGACTGGCAACATCCAGAGAGAACAGAAACCTGAAATTCAGGGAATGACAGCCAATGATTTTGAgaaaatatttagtcaagatAAGCCAACTGATCCCTTTGCTAGTTTTAGTCGCAGCAATTCAAACAACCAGAGTCCAAATAGAAAAGACTCCGAGCAAGCGGGCTTTCATGCTTTTCAAAGAAAGAATTCACAGAGACGGAGTCTTACATCAAAAACTCCCCCGGAAGATAAAGGTCTCCAGTCTCATCAAGAGGCAGCATCTAAAGAAGGAACAACCAAAATGGCAGCTAAGCAAGACCTCGTCACAAACGATGTCAGGAAGGAGCCTTTCGCACTTCAGCCTCAAGCTGACGTGAAGACACAGAGCGGTTTTTACAAAGAAGAGGATCAGCTTGGAGCTGAACCTTTCGCTGTTCCCTCTGCATATACTTCCTCTGAGGCCCTCCAGGCTATTACGGAGGAACCAGGGGCTCTGTCTGGGGGAAAGACATTTTTGCAAGCGTGGGTCTCACCGTCTGAGGTTCAGCCTGTCAGTGCTCAGAATAGCAATGGAGGTGGGCAAGCCTTAACGGCACGCAGGTGAGATTGAAGAGGCTCCTTACAAAGAATACTTTTGTGAACTGTTTATCTAGATTTGCACATGgctgctgttgttttattgGGAGGCAGATAAGGTCCTAAGATTTACTTTGGGAGTGACTGCTTTGAGAGCTTGTGATTTCTTGGCTTCCGTTCCTCATTTTGGGTTAAATTCTGGATCACAGTGAAAAGATTGGCAAGATTCGCAAAACACTAGAGGAAATtgtgaatgtgaaatgtgaTCTCTTTCTGTGCTTGATGATAATGTGTGTGCTTTCTTTACAGGCCTCACCCTGTGAAGCCCCTGACCTCAGTTGAGAGCCAATATGCCACCAGCACCAAAACTGGGAAGGATATAAAGGTCCGGGACAGTACACCGGGGAAGATAAAGGTACTGTCATGACATAAATagcattttatcttttttaaggTAATTCTGAGAAATCTTCATAGACTTTAAGTATTAACACAAAATGTCAGTTGCAGTTGACAGCCTTATTTTTTACCCCTGGAACCTGGAGTTGAACCCAATTCATGACGAAAAGTCCAgtcattatgtgtttttaaCCGTTGTCTGTAATTGAGGAAAACTCAATCTGCTCATAAGATGATTTTGCTGAAAGATACAGAAAAGCCAAGTAAACTTGTGATATAATTATCTTTCAAATCTCTGTTAAGACATTCTTGAGCGTATTCTCTCCGGGTATAAACCAAAGAGTCATTACTGTTCAATTAAATCATAAATAGAtataaactgtatttacctttgTCGTGTCCCACAGGTGGCAGACCCTTTAGACAGCGGACCTTACACTCAGCTCACCCAGGGGGAGTTGATCTCACTGGTGGTGAGGCAGCAAACAGACCTGTCCAAGAAGGACGCCAAAATCGGGGAGCTGGAAGAGTACATCGACAACCTGGTGGTCCGAGTCATCGAGGAGAAACCCAGTATCCTGCAAGCCTTAAACGCAGCCAAGCAGGTGTAAGGTCGTGGCTGCTCGAATGACAGAGGCCCGCTCGGGGACCCAGTTTTGTCTTCCTTGTGCGAATTTGTACGGTTGTCACTGTGTCATTTTGTTCTCTCAGTGCACATTGTCACTGAGAGACACGATCTCCATGAAGGTCTTAGAGCATAtgcactttctttaactttcagAGTCAGATGTTTTTCAAGAATGCTGGAAAATGTCTCTGAACTAATAATTACTTCATAACAAGCAAGTGAAAATCTTTATACAAGCagatgaatgtatttgttttgacactAAGGTACTGGATTTGCTTTTAATTGTTACAtgaaaatattttcattatcttGATTTATACTTCATACTTGATTAGAACTCGGGTTGAGCGTTATTTAATATACTTAATGAGAAGAAAGGTTATCTCTTACTCTGGCCTTTTAAATTCTTTGCTATTCATAATGGGCTTAGTGTAACTTTTGTGTGATGCATGACAATATACTCAACCACATACGACCATTCCAAATACATGCTCAATCTTGTTTAGGTCAGACTTTATTAGTATTGTcttgtaaatatatttgcagTACTTTTCATCAGCTTTTCTGCAAATATTAACTAGGATTTCTGCCCTCATGAGCTTAATATTaagattatgtaaaaaaaacttaaaaagtgCACATTTCTCTTTCTTATTCCATTTAGCAGATGTTCAACATTCCTCACATGTTTAACTCACCACAGTTGAATGTCAGCTGGTCTTCCAGTCCTTAAAAGATATTGTGCCTACACTTTTGCTTCAAAGAGGTTTCTATTTAGAAAACCATGAAATCAATAAAAGCAACAAGCTACCAAATACTGTACATCCTTTGAATTACACAACAGTTTTTTCCTATTCTTTATGTGGTTGTAATCTAGCCGGTGCActgtggaaaataaaatattatgcaAGAAATATTACAGAATTAGATttctttaataataatttaagacTTTGATCATtttgatatttgtgttttatttatataaacgaaaaatacagaaatgatTAAAACCTAATCATCAGGGGAACAGTCGCAGAATCAGAGTCGGTAATAACCAGCGTGGTCTTTGTATTTGAACTACAATCATGAATGAAAACCTTCATCTTTGCTTTCACATTATAATACTCTTTGATGTCTTGGCAGAAAATAAAGCAATATTACATTTTCAGAATGTGAAAGCTGTGCCTTTAAATCTTTTTCATTACTTTAATGTTTGCTGGATGGAGAGTCTTTGGCTCCATCTCTTCTTTTACTCTGGCGAgaacacaaacaatgaaaataatcagtCAATGTCAAACTTCTAAAAGGAGTGATGCtgattttaaatctaaataagACACTAATTATTTCACCAGACTGTTGTATTTGAGATTGCTTACAGTTATTCTATGTTCATTTTCAAAGAAAGCAACACTcgtaaatgaaatgtaatcttCACAGCATATCATTTTAAAACCCTTAAAAAAAGTATTGCATGTTGTCTTGCGTGTTTCTTTTTAGGTTTTTCCCACTACCTGTCCGTTCAGATCATATTCAGTTCagatatgtttaaaaaatgtatcaagattcctgtatacaaatatacataaataaaagtttttaaaagggAGATAAAAATGCAAGACTGGTTATTTGTGAGTATTGGATAAGTTTGGTGAGGGATTGGTTTGTTATCGGCAACAGATTCcagtttaaaaagacaaaagcaaCAATGAATTGATCAAGAAGTTTATAGAAAGACTGATGTACTTTAGTTTATAACTCAGTGTCACAGACCTCCATTCGTATAAAAAAAACTAGTGCTTATGCACCAAATCCACAGATGGAAATAGTTCCAGATAAATTCACAATTTACTCAGTGTTTGATTTTTACATAAAACTACATGGAAATTATCTTGTCCTAAATTAGAAAATGAGATAATATAATTTTGGACTCATTTTAAAAGTATCTTGTTTTAACTAGTAAAGAATGGGCTCGATGATGAGACCCACAGAAAGGCCTGGGAACTGTGAGTATTGAGAGAGATGAGTTAATGCACTGTTGCTTTGGGTCTTTTCATGAGATCTGTTAACAATTATAAAAATGCAGAAGGATACCAAACCTATCCCTGTAACCAAGTAAGTCAATATTCTTAATCTGTGAAAAAGAGTTGTCTTTCATGGtccacacacaaaataaatcataaaacaagATTTCTACAATAAACAAGCCTCTGTTAAAATAGACTATTTAAGAAAATATAGAAGttaaattttctttttttttaaagcatgctactCTACGTGATTTTTTTTAAGGACACATGGCAGTTGACTGTTGAGGTTTAAAGAGGAACACCACTGATTTTATATAATCTGTTTTATACTATTATCTGTTTACATGTCTTCAGGAGAACAACTGCTTAGGCAAAAAATGTTGTCTAAAGCCTTTTGTGGCTCCAGAGGGAGCTGCAAAGAATATAATCAGTTCCCTTGAATGATGTCACTTGAGTCACTATGTCTGAAGAATGCAGCGAGCATTACAAACACCTGTGaccttctctctatctctgtaaCTAGAGATCTGCCTTAGCTGTTAATAGTAACACATGAATTCTCCATCTGAACAGTCAGAGGTAAAGTAAAGAGACTGCACATCGACTGTTGGCtatctaaagatggacgacttgtcTCTACTTCCTCACACTATCCAGATATGAAGCCATATATCCCGGATACGAATGCATCTTACGTCGGTGAGGGTGGATGGAGCCACACTGATACACacgcttgaccaatcacaagtcagtctcagccgtcaatcatgacgtttcaccccatttttataacatcaaataactaatgaaTTCCAAGCGTACTGGAAATATTTACACTGGAACAAACTTTACTGTGCTTAAatctacctaaaatgacaaaaaacaccTTTATTCGACatggactttttagtttggtccatgtcccatcctctaacatggaggagtttgAGTTTgtaacctatactgcagccaaccacaagATGGTGATCAAGACGTGAGTTTCCCCTTTGggcagctgtcatgttgtccatctttgcaAGCAGCATTCTGGCGAACTACAAAGTCAAATTTAGTGTGGATAGTTTAGGTGAAAGTTGAGAATCGGTCTCATATCTAATTATCTTATTTGCATGTTTCTAGAACGAGAAGAATGAAGTCTGTCCAAAGAAACAAAGACTTAAACAACAGCTGCCTAACACACAAGAGCTTTACAGAACCACGCTGGCTGTGGCACAGTTATTGGCCGAGATGCCAATGCGACGGCGAAACGTGAACATCTTGCGCAGCTCGGAGCGGAAGCGGTCGTGCAGCCAGGCGTAGAGGAACGGGTTACAGCAGGACGAGCTCATGGCGCACAGGTGACAGAGCAGCTGGATGAGCAGAAAGTACCTCTTGTCTATCAGGTCGATGTCAATGTCGCGCAGAACGTTGAACACGCTGATGGGCAACCAGCAAATGCCGAACGCCGCCACCACCAGGCTCACCAGGCGGAAGGTCTTGCGTTTGCGCATGCGCTGGGCCTCCGCCTGGCTCTGGGTGTGGTGGCCGGGGACGACACAGTTCCGCAGCTTAACAGAGATGCACAAGTACGAGATGCAGAGCGCGGAGAGGGGCAGGACGTAGGTGATGAAGAGGGTGCTGTAGGCGTAGGCCAACCGCTCCCGCTCCTGGCCCATCCAGAACTCCTCGCAGATGGTGAAGCCCTCGGTCTTAAACTCCACGTGGTAGGTGTGAGCCACAGCCGGGGCCACCAGGCTGCAGGACAGCAGCCAGATCCCGGACAGGAGGTAGGTGCACGCCAAGACCGAGATGCGCTTTTTCAGAGGGTGCACTGTGGCGTAGTatctgtggagagagaggaggaggagggtgggatTAGATGAGATCTGTCCTGTCCAAAACATGTGGGGCGATGTGGGACATGCCAGGTGACTCAATTTCGAATAAGAAGATTTTGTAGCACCACAGATAATAACAGCCTTGCGTAACTCGAAACGTTTTTTTCATCTTTACAAATATCACAAATTGGATCTGAGGCTGTCTCCATACAAGGGAAAGGATTTGTTCCTCCCGAAAACAGCTTGACGCAATGAGCAATGGGGGAAATGTACAGTGTTTTAGTATAGTCTGACGAATCCCTCCTCCATTCTTTTTGTTCTCCATATGGAGAGATTTGCATGTAAAGAGACCCACAGCTGTATCTGCTGTAGTGTGAGCAGCCGTGAAAGAAACATGATCATCTCTTTACAGATGAAGCATAAATGGCGAACACATGATTAAAACATCAATAAATGCAGCACACTGCAAGAATCCATTAAATATTCAGAATGTTTTGGATGAAATATTGAGCAGAAAGGTGAAAAAATAAGGTAAATGTGTGTGGTCATTGTTACCTATgggattttatttaatttgatcagaCAAGTCCGTGGAGTTTCAGGTTCAAACATGTATCCATATATGCAATTTCTTCTAGTAAAAAAATCTCAAGCGGGTCCATTTGACCTCGAGACGAGTATAGCGTTTAGAGTTCTTCAGCGcggagagaaaaaacacttcAAGATCGGTAATCATTGAAACAACTCAACAGTGCTTCTCAAAGAACTACCCGAATACACACCAGGATTCGTGTTACATTCTTCCAGGAATTGTTTCAATTATCATTGCCAGAAAATGATGATTATATACACCTATATGTGCTTGCATATTTTACTCCCATCTTTTCAGATCTGGTATAAAATCATCCACTACATCCAGGTGCTTACATTTGCATCTGCCTCTGCAATTTGATGCAATTTCCTTCAAGAGAGACATGATTGCACCTCGTTTTAAGGAGTTTATGGAAAGGTGGCTAAGTGCGTTTGGATGAAAACCCTCAGAACTGGTTAAGGCTTTTTGCTCTTCTGACAACGCATCAGTGAGAGATGGATGCAAAAACAGATCCCATTCTTATTATTGTTGTGACGTACCTGTCCACACCGATGGCAGTGAGTGTGAAGACTGACACGTATACCGTCACGGGCTGGATGAGGTAGACCAGGTAGCACATGAAGCGCCCGAACACCCAGCCGTGGGGGTTGAAGGCGTACGCCAGCGTGAAGGGGACGCACGTGGCACACATCAGCATGTCGGAGAAGGCCAGGTTCCCGATGAAAAAGTTGGTGACGTTGTGCATCTTGCGGGTGCAGCAGATGACGTAGAGGAGCAGATAATTGCCGAACACCCCCACCAGGGCCACCAGGGTGTAGCAGGGGATGATGAGCGGCTTGAAggactgcagcagctccacgcCCACAAACTGGGGGCTGCGCTTGGAGGAGCTGTTGTGCAGCGCCACTTCAAAGACCTGACCGCTGTCACTCCCATTCACATCATGCAGCATCACGCATGGGGGTGTGAGCTCAGCTGCCCAGCCGCTGCCTATGCCCTCCATCCCAGAAGCCTGATGTCGACCTGGAGGTGTGAAATCATGACAACAATACAGTGCATGTGATGTTTTGTTGGAAATTGAATCCAACAAACATCACACAGCAGCTTGACTTATTCACCTTGTCTCTTCCTAAACAACCTTGGAACAAATGCGATCGTGAACAGTCTGTGTTGGAACATATCAAGGACATGCTGAGCAAATCTAAATCCTTCAaattcaagtaaaaaaaaaaaaacacgtacTTCTAAAGATTTGTCCAAATAGAAAATCATTTTTAATAGTTTGCAATGATGGAGAATTGGTGCATGTGTTTGCATCATTTccaattttttcttttcagctgaAATATTTGCTTCACTCATTTGAAGTCATTGAAGTCAGGGACGTGCTGATATGATCAAAGACATGAGCACGTCATGCAACCTGTTACAATCAATTTAATAGAAATGTTCCATTTTATAATTTTCCAACCATATGCAACAGCAGATAAACTGCTCAGTTTAACGAGGCTCTTCTTCTCTACATTTATAATTCACCTGTGCGCGTGAAGCTTCAAAGAGAAATGCACTGAATAATAGTAACTATCTTCTGTTACAGAATCACAATGTCTTTAATGGGTGAGGTTGATTGCTGCATTGTACTGCCATGAAGTAGCCTATAGGAGCTGCATGGGTGCCTTTCAGTTACACTGGATATTATAGATGTGGAGAGCCTGTGCATGTGccatttaaaatacattaaaccCAGCAGGGTGAAATTAAAAGGTGCATAATGGTGATGTAACAGGGAAAACCAGTCACCAGTGACACCTTAGATACAAATTTGTATTTTGAATGGCCTGTCCAGATCTTACAAGAAATACTCCTCAAAACAAGAAAATGTTATCGcagataaaatacatttctgtgaAAAGTGCGGATGATATGTTAAAACATCATTTGTGTCTTAATGTCCTCACTGAATTTCCCCTCAGTCATAACACTGTCTGCACAGGGCTATCAGCAGCAGGTTGTACTTTGGACTGAGGTGGCAGTAGGGCTACTGAATATAATGCTAAGTAGAGCCAGATGTTTTTATATCTATTGTTTTAAACACCTCTGTATCCCTTCTGCAAAGGAGACTAAAAGTATATTAAAATGGTGACAGTAATAttgtgatattttatttaaCAGACATCAGTGTACAGTATTATAAATATTTACTGTCTCTCCAATAGAGATTTACAACCTCAGATCCCATGCAGTTAGAAGGAAACTCTACAGCTTCTATGGAACATACATGAGCAAATGCAAATCTTTTAAAttcaagtaaaagaaaaaaaatggtcTCAGTGAAAAACGTTATATATGCTTATTTGCGCAATGGTCCACCCACCTTCATCTTTTCAAGTCCAACAATTGCTCCATTGACTTTAAGTCATTTTTGAATCAATTTCCAATATCGAATGGGAGTAAATGCCTCTCACCTGCCGCGCGTTGCTTTGCTCAGTTTCCAGCCACAGAGCGAGTACGagtggaggagagatgagatCCAGCGGAGCCTCTGTGCGCCTCTGGAGAGATGCGCGCCTCTCACACGGACTGACAGCGGAGCAGCGCTACGGAGCCGTGCGTCCTCACTCTGAACCTCCGCACTGTGGATCATGTGCCGGCGGAATTACTGACAGCCGACATGATGCGTTCAAGTGTTATGTTGACAGGGGATCAACAGGTGCACACCTCCGGGTGACGAGCACGGCTATGCTTCAAATCTGCGGGTCTTTATTAAAACTTGACTGA
The genomic region above belongs to Pleuronectes platessa chromosome 4, fPlePla1.1, whole genome shotgun sequence and contains:
- the prlhr2a gene encoding prolactin releasing hormone receptor 2a, producing the protein MEGIGSGWAAELTPPCVMLHDVNGSDSGQVFEVALHNSSSKRSPQFVGVELLQSFKPLIIPCYTLVALVGVFGNYLLLYVICCTRKMHNVTNFFIGNLAFSDMLMCATCVPFTLAYAFNPHGWVFGRFMCYLVYLIQPVTVYVSVFTLTAIGVDRYYATVHPLKKRISVLACTYLLSGIWLLSCSLVAPAVAHTYHVEFKTEGFTICEEFWMGQERERLAYAYSTLFITYVLPLSALCISYLCISVKLRNCVVPGHHTQSQAEAQRMRKRKTFRLVSLVVAAFGICWLPISVFNVLRDIDIDLIDKRYFLLIQLLCHLCAMSSSCCNPFLYAWLHDRFRSELRKMFTFRRRIGISANNCATASVVL